From Actinomycetota bacterium, a single genomic window includes:
- a CDS encoding AzlD domain-containing protein: MSATWTVVIAVGAVTVVIKALGPMLLGGKQLPRRVTDVVALLAPALLAALVAVNTFGGDQELVVDARVPGVLAGAVAIKLKAPVLVVVIVAALVTATVRAATG; the protein is encoded by the coding sequence GTGAGCGCCACTTGGACGGTCGTGATCGCCGTCGGCGCCGTCACGGTCGTGATCAAGGCGCTCGGGCCGATGCTGCTGGGTGGGAAGCAGCTCCCCAGGCGGGTCACCGATGTCGTCGCCCTGCTGGCCCCGGCCCTGTTGGCCGCCCTCGTGGCGGTCAACACCTTCGGCGGAGACCAGGAGCTGGTCGTCGACGCGCGGGTGCCCGGCGTGCTCGCGGGGGCGGTGGCGATCAAGCTGAAGGCGCCGGTGTTGGTCGTGGTCATCGTCGCGGCGCTCGTGACCGCGACCGTGCGAGCCGCGACCGGGTAG
- a CDS encoding AzlC family ABC transporter permease: protein MSEPAREERSHRDGVRAVAPLAIAVVGFGISFGVLAKTAGMGSLAPIVMSMTTFAGSAQFAAASILDVGGTVVSAITAAVLLNARYGPIGVSVAPYLTGSWWSRFLHAQLTVDESWAIAAEGDGRFNPRVLLGAGVTLYTAWVIGTVLGVAFGDVIGDPSRWGLDAAFPALFLALLVPQLRDRRSIEAAVLGAAIALALTPFTPAGVPIIAASAACLLGLGRATAADEPEEASP from the coding sequence ATGAGCGAACCGGCCCGCGAGGAGCGTTCCCACCGCGACGGCGTGCGCGCGGTCGCCCCACTGGCGATCGCGGTGGTGGGGTTCGGCATCTCGTTCGGAGTGCTGGCGAAGACCGCCGGCATGGGGAGCCTCGCGCCGATCGTGATGTCGATGACGACGTTCGCCGGATCGGCGCAGTTCGCCGCGGCTTCGATCCTCGATGTCGGGGGGACGGTCGTCTCGGCGATCACCGCTGCAGTGCTGCTGAACGCGCGATACGGCCCGATCGGCGTCAGCGTGGCTCCCTACCTCACCGGCAGCTGGTGGTCGCGCTTCCTGCACGCCCAGCTGACGGTCGACGAGTCGTGGGCCATCGCCGCCGAGGGCGACGGTCGCTTCAACCCACGGGTGCTGCTCGGCGCCGGCGTGACCCTGTACACGGCGTGGGTGATCGGCACAGTGCTCGGCGTCGCGTTCGGCGACGTGATCGGCGATCCGTCACGGTGGGGCCTCGACGCCGCGTTCCCCGCGCTGTTCCTCGCCCTGCTCGTGCCGCAGCTGCGCGATCGGCGGTCGATCGAGGCGGCCGTGCTCGGCGCGGCGATCGCACTCGCGCTCACCCCGTTCACGCCAGCGGGGGTGCCGATCATCGCCGCCAGCGCCGCGTGCTTGCTGGGCCTCGGCCGTGCAACTGCCGCCGACGAGCCCGAGGAGGCGTCGCCGTGA